The genome window CGCCATTATGCGAAAAAAGATACCTGGAATAGCGTCGGGGATTTTGTAGAAGAGGTAAAGGCCTACGATTTTGGCGGCAATAAACAGATCTTTTCGAAAAAAGAACTTAATTTCGGGTACAGGTCATCAAACTTAAGAGGCTTAGCGATAACAGAAATTAAATTTCGGCTCAAGAAGGATGATAAAGAAAATATTGCCGGAGAATGTAATAATTATTTAAGAAAAAAACAGACGGCTCAGGACCTGTCTTTGCCAAGCGCCGGATGCGTCTTCAAAAATCCGGAAGAAGCCGGTGTTTCCGCGGGGGAATTGATAGACCGGTGCGGACTTAAAGGCAGGCGTTCCGGCGGCGCGCTTATCTCGCCCAAGCACGCGAATTTTATAATCAATACCGGAAACGCAACATGCGGTGATATTATTGAGCTGATAAGTATCGCGAAAAGCGAAGTTAAAAAGAAGTTCGGGGTCGAACTCGAACCGGAGATAAAAATTGTATAACCCGAAGGGATTCGGCAAAGTGGCGGTTTTGGCGGGCGGGTCGTCCAGTGAGCGGGCAATATCGATAAGATCCGGCCGGGCAGTATACAAAGCCCTGAAGAAGGCCGGCTGCGATGTCGTCCGGGTGGACATTACAGGCGTCGGGGTGAAGCGCATTATTGATAAGCTGTCAGCCGATCTTATATTTTTGGCCTTACACGGCCGTTTTGGCGAGGACGGTACAATACAGAAGGTGCTGGAAAATATGGGGTTTCCGTATACGGGTTCCGGCGTCACGGCATCAAAATTAGCGCTTGATAAAATAGCGTCCAAAAAAATATTTGAAAAGCGTGGGATTCCGGTGCCGCCTTATAGAATTCTCGACAGGCGTAACGCGAAAAAGGCAAAGGGCTTTTTATATCCTCTTGTTGTAAAACCGCAGAACGAAGGTTCCAGCATAGGCTTATCCATTGTAAAGAGAAACGAAGAATTAAATGATGCTTTCAAAAGGGCCTTCCGGTACAGCGATAAAATAATAGTAGAGCGCTTTATCGAAGGGCGCGAGATAACCGTGGGCATTCTGGATGAAAAACCGCTCCCCGTCATAGAGATTGTACCCGGCAGAGATTTTTACGATTTTTACGCGAAATATAAAGACAAGAAAACAAAATACATGGTGCCGGCCTCTCTCCCGAGGCATATCTATAAAAGGGCGCAGAAGCTTGGGCTTTTGGCCCATAAAGCATTAAGGTGCCGGGATTTTTCAAGAGTGGATATGATCTTATCCGAGCGCGGCGATATCTTTGTGCTTGAGGTAAATACTATTCCGGGGCTTACGACAAGGAGCCTGCTTCCGAAAGCGGCAGGTTCTGCGGGTATAAGGTTTGATGAGTTATGTATGAAGCTTTTGGAACTCGCTCTTAAAAATAGAGGCGACAAGGATTGATTTTTTGTAAGGCATGAAATCTAAAAAGGCCTTAAGGGGAAAATTGCTGGGTTTGGCGATCTTTCTTTTGTTGCTCGCCGGATTTCTATGGTACG of Candidatus Omnitrophota bacterium contains these proteins:
- the murB gene encoding UDP-N-acetylmuramate dehydrogenase, whose translation is MITESLIDVKDFVKGRVLYNEPMKRHTSFKVGGPAEIWIEPDDIDDLRSCLSMAKERNLPVLIVGSGTNLLVRDEGIKGLVISMTSPRLKKIYHGDFKVAVSSAVQTREFLHFLREHNLSGLEFLAGVPGTIGGAVAMNAGVRHYAKKDTWNSVGDFVEEVKAYDFGGNKQIFSKKELNFGYRSSNLRGLAITEIKFRLKKDDKENIAGECNNYLRKKQTAQDLSLPSAGCVFKNPEEAGVSAGELIDRCGLKGRRSGGALISPKHANFIINTGNATCGDIIELISIAKSEVKKKFGVELEPEIKIV
- a CDS encoding D-alanine--D-alanine ligase gives rise to the protein MYNPKGFGKVAVLAGGSSSERAISIRSGRAVYKALKKAGCDVVRVDITGVGVKRIIDKLSADLIFLALHGRFGEDGTIQKVLENMGFPYTGSGVTASKLALDKIASKKIFEKRGIPVPPYRILDRRNAKKAKGFLYPLVVKPQNEGSSIGLSIVKRNEELNDAFKRAFRYSDKIIVERFIEGREITVGILDEKPLPVIEIVPGRDFYDFYAKYKDKKTKYMVPASLPRHIYKRAQKLGLLAHKALRCRDFSRVDMILSERGDIFVLEVNTIPGLTTRSLLPKAAGSAGIRFDELCMKLLELALKNRGDKD